One window from the genome of Enterobacteriaceae bacterium Kacie_13 encodes:
- a CDS encoding MsnO8 family LLM class oxidoreductase, giving the protein MNYRLSLLDQSPINDGQSAAQALAATLTFAQTAERLGYHRLWVSEHHDTEKLAGSSPEVLIAWLLARTSTLRIGSGGVMLQHYSPYKVAENFHLLSALAPDRVDIGIGKAPGGLPLSTKALRGYHSADNAPGFPAQLQQLTHYLTHLDDHLAGVEARALPQPPVAPQRFLLGASKESARLAASLGWNFVFAGFINTSAEVMTESVLAFHEYSAGKGQALVSLAVLAAQTREEAAERVAGQHNFRVTIGEKHVTVGTREQAEAFVRQAGAKQFTIEQQQLSVLHGTPGDIHEQLRDFQRRLCVNEFVLHTPLTEAAVRLKSIELLAGQL; this is encoded by the coding sequence GTGAATTACCGACTGAGCTTATTAGATCAAAGCCCGATAAATGACGGGCAGAGCGCCGCACAGGCATTGGCGGCGACGCTGACATTTGCGCAGACAGCAGAGAGACTGGGGTATCACCGTTTGTGGGTGTCCGAACATCATGACACCGAAAAGCTGGCGGGCAGTTCGCCGGAAGTACTGATTGCCTGGCTGCTGGCCCGGACGTCAACGCTGCGTATCGGTTCCGGCGGCGTGATGTTGCAACATTACAGCCCGTATAAAGTCGCGGAGAATTTCCATCTGCTCTCCGCGCTGGCACCCGATCGCGTGGATATCGGTATCGGTAAAGCGCCTGGCGGTTTGCCGCTTTCCACTAAGGCGCTGCGGGGATATCACAGCGCAGACAATGCGCCCGGTTTTCCTGCACAGTTACAGCAGCTGACCCATTATCTGACGCATCTCGACGACCATCTTGCCGGTGTGGAAGCACGGGCGCTGCCGCAGCCGCCGGTCGCGCCCCAGCGGTTTCTGCTCGGTGCCAGTAAAGAGAGCGCCCGTCTGGCTGCCTCGCTCGGCTGGAATTTTGTGTTCGCCGGTTTCATCAATACGTCGGCGGAAGTCATGACTGAATCGGTGCTGGCATTCCATGAATATTCCGCCGGAAAAGGGCAGGCACTGGTCAGCCTGGCGGTGCTCGCTGCGCAGACCCGTGAAGAAGCCGCAGAACGGGTGGCCGGACAGCATAATTTCCGCGTCACAATTGGCGAAAAACACGTTACGGTCGGCACCCGCGAACAGGCGGAAGCCTTTGTGCGGCAGGCGGGTGCGAAGCAATTCACCATCGAACAGCAACAACTCAGCGTGTTGCACGGTACGCCAGGTGATATCCATGAACAGCTGCGCGATTTTCAGCGCCGTCTTTGCGTCAACGAATTTGTCCTTCATACCCCACTGACAGAGGCCGCCGTGCGTCTGAAGTCCATTGAATTGCTGGCTGGCCAGCTGTAA
- a CDS encoding transporter substrate-binding domain-containing protein, which produces MMIRSFSLTAIATLLSLSTLAHAAPGIDLVANETPINTPKSPEAVAKIPANFKFVEPGTLTVALAVLGSAPPFGLFARDNKTVIGSEADIARLVADGLGLKLKVVPASWEDWPLGVTSGKYDAAIYNITVTKDRKTKFDFATYREDTLGFYVKTGSKITSIKSAPDIAGKRIIVGSGTNQEAVLLAWDKENQAKGLPAFKPQYVTDDAAATLAIQSGRADATFGPNVTGAYKALLTGKTQLVGTVPGGWPKTANIAVTLKKGNGLVDAVQASLNSAIASGAYLQVLDRWGESVEKIDHSEINPPGLGD; this is translated from the coding sequence ATGATGATACGTAGCTTTAGTCTCACTGCCATTGCCACTTTGTTAAGTCTTTCTACACTGGCACATGCCGCACCGGGTATCGACCTTGTTGCTAATGAAACCCCGATCAATACGCCGAAAAGCCCTGAAGCCGTGGCGAAAATCCCGGCCAATTTTAAATTTGTCGAACCGGGCACGCTGACGGTGGCACTGGCCGTACTCGGCAGCGCCCCGCCGTTCGGCCTCTTTGCCCGCGATAACAAAACGGTGATCGGCAGCGAGGCTGATATCGCCCGTCTGGTGGCCGATGGACTGGGACTGAAGCTTAAAGTGGTACCGGCTTCGTGGGAAGACTGGCCGCTGGGTGTGACCTCCGGAAAATACGACGCGGCTATCTACAACATCACCGTAACCAAAGATCGCAAAACCAAATTCGATTTCGCCACCTACCGTGAAGACACGCTGGGCTTCTACGTGAAAACCGGCAGCAAAATCACCTCGATCAAGTCCGCGCCGGATATCGCTGGTAAACGCATCATCGTCGGCTCCGGCACCAATCAGGAGGCCGTACTGCTGGCGTGGGACAAAGAGAATCAGGCCAAAGGTCTGCCTGCGTTTAAACCGCAATACGTCACCGACGATGCCGCCGCCACGCTGGCTATCCAGTCAGGACGCGCAGACGCCACCTTCGGGCCGAACGTTACCGGTGCTTATAAAGCGCTGCTGACCGGCAAGACGCAGCTGGTCGGCACGGTGCCAGGCGGCTGGCCGAAAACCGCCAATATTGCCGTCACGCTGAAAAAAGGCAACGGCCTGGTGGATGCTGTGCAGGCATCGCTGAACAGCGCCATCGCCAGCGGCGCTTATTTACAGGTGCTGGATCGCTGGGGCGAAAGCGTTGAGAAAATCGACCATTCAGAAATCAACCCGCCGGGACTGGGCGACTGA
- a CDS encoding ABC transporter permease subunit (The N-terminal region of this protein, as described by TIGR01726, is a three transmembrane segment that identifies a subfamily of ABC transporter permease subunits, which specificities that include histidine, arginine, glutamine, glutamate, L-cystine (sic), the opines (in Agrobacterium) octopine and nopaline, etc.), whose amino-acid sequence MSENTSPTVNHPPLKVVPARYPWRLAGAVFSVFVLLAIVQSIATNPRWEWGVFRQWFFDPVILSGLGKTLLLTLLGTLFGIIFGTALALARLSKSYLLNSLAWGYIWLFRSLPLLLVLIILYNFSYLYDNLSIGIPFTSLSFFSTPTVDLLDQFSVAVLGLSLVQSAYTAEIIRGGILGVEHGQHEAAAALGLPAYRRTFRIILPQALRSILPTGFNEVISLAKGTSIVYVLSMPELFYTVQVIYNRTQQVIPLLMVATVWYLLITTVLSVLQYYVERYFSRGTVRQVAPTPLQRLRQWRLARS is encoded by the coding sequence ATGAGCGAAAACACCTCCCCGACTGTCAATCATCCCCCGCTGAAAGTGGTGCCGGCTCGCTATCCGTGGCGGCTGGCCGGTGCGGTATTTTCGGTGTTCGTCCTGCTGGCGATTGTGCAATCTATCGCCACCAATCCCCGCTGGGAATGGGGCGTGTTTCGCCAGTGGTTTTTTGATCCCGTCATTTTGTCAGGGCTGGGCAAAACCCTTTTGCTCACCCTGCTCGGCACCCTGTTTGGCATTATCTTTGGCACCGCACTGGCGCTGGCCCGCCTCTCAAAATCTTACCTGCTGAATTCGCTGGCATGGGGCTATATCTGGCTGTTCCGCTCGCTGCCACTATTGCTGGTGCTGATCATCCTTTACAACTTTTCCTATCTGTACGACAACCTCTCGATCGGCATTCCGTTTACCTCGCTGTCGTTTTTCAGCACACCCACGGTGGATTTACTGGATCAGTTTTCCGTCGCGGTGCTCGGCCTTTCTCTGGTGCAATCGGCCTACACCGCTGAAATCATTCGGGGTGGGATTTTAGGCGTCGAGCACGGCCAGCATGAAGCCGCCGCCGCACTTGGCTTACCGGCGTATCGCCGCACATTTCGCATCATTTTACCGCAGGCGCTGCGTTCAATTCTGCCGACCGGTTTTAATGAAGTGATCAGCCTCGCGAAAGGCACGTCGATTGTGTATGTGCTGTCGATGCCGGAGCTGTTTTACACCGTGCAGGTAATTTACAACCGCACCCAGCAGGTCATACCGCTGCTGATGGTGGCGACGGTCTGGTATCTGCTGATCACCACCGTACTGTCGGTACTGCAATATTACGTCGAGCGTTATTTCTCACGCGGCACCGTACGTCAGGTTGCACCGACGCCGTTGCAGCGCCTGCGCCAGTGGCGTCTGGCCCGTTCTTAA
- a CDS encoding NtaA/DmoA family FMN-dependent monooxygenase (This protein belongs to a clade of FMN-dependent monooxygenases, within a broader family of flavin-dependent oxidoreductases, the luciferase-like monooxygenase (LMM) family, some of whose members use coenzyme F420 rather than FMN.), whose product MSHSKSIKLGLMLHGAGGHMNSWRHEKAPADASVNFPYFRDLALRAEAAGFDFLFVADGLHINEKSLPHFLNRFEPIALLSALASATHSIGLAGTISTSYSDPFTVARQLATIDNISQGRAGWNVVTSPLAGSAKNFGKDHPEHALRYQIAEEYINVVQGLWDSWEDDAFVRDRKSGVFFDAAKLHKLNHQGQFFSVEGPLNIQRSPQGQPVIFQAGASDAGIALAGKSADAVFTNARTLEEAKEYSAKLQAQVATNGRHPVGIFPGISPIVGKTEAEAEAKYQHLLSLLSLDDALAYLGRFFDHHDFSQYPPDGPFPELGDLGQNTFRSTTDSIKKQAREENLTLRDVAYQVTLPRGEFFGTPEQVADTLIRWVEEGGASGFIISGPVLVEALDDFTRLVLPVLAARGYWHPSEAHTLRERLDIPFKANRYSVQEKQRETVNEK is encoded by the coding sequence ATGAGCCATTCGAAAAGTATCAAACTGGGTCTGATGTTGCACGGTGCAGGCGGCCACATGAATTCATGGCGGCATGAAAAAGCGCCAGCCGATGCGAGCGTTAATTTTCCGTATTTCCGTGATTTAGCGCTGCGCGCAGAAGCCGCCGGTTTTGATTTCCTGTTTGTCGCCGACGGCCTGCACATCAACGAAAAATCGCTGCCGCATTTCCTTAACCGTTTTGAACCGATTGCCTTGCTGTCGGCGCTGGCATCGGCAACGCACAGCATCGGGCTGGCCGGGACGATTTCGACCTCCTACAGTGATCCGTTCACTGTCGCGCGTCAACTGGCGACGATCGATAACATCAGTCAGGGGCGCGCGGGCTGGAACGTGGTGACGTCGCCGCTGGCCGGGTCGGCGAAAAACTTCGGTAAAGATCATCCTGAGCATGCGCTGCGCTATCAGATTGCTGAGGAATATATCAACGTGGTGCAGGGATTGTGGGATTCGTGGGAAGACGACGCCTTTGTGCGCGACCGTAAAAGCGGCGTGTTTTTCGATGCGGCCAAACTGCATAAACTTAATCATCAGGGGCAGTTTTTCTCGGTGGAAGGGCCGCTGAACATTCAGCGCTCGCCGCAGGGGCAGCCGGTGATTTTCCAGGCAGGCGCGTCGGATGCCGGGATCGCGCTGGCGGGCAAATCTGCCGATGCGGTATTCACCAACGCCCGCACGCTGGAAGAAGCGAAAGAGTACTCGGCCAAATTGCAGGCGCAGGTGGCGACAAACGGGCGTCATCCGGTGGGGATTTTCCCCGGCATCAGCCCGATTGTCGGCAAAACCGAAGCGGAAGCCGAAGCCAAATATCAGCATTTGCTCTCGCTGCTGTCACTTGATGACGCGCTGGCGTATCTTGGCCGCTTTTTCGATCATCACGATTTTAGCCAGTATCCGCCAGACGGCCCGTTCCCGGAGCTGGGCGATTTAGGCCAGAACACGTTCCGTTCAACCACTGACAGCATCAAAAAGCAGGCCAGAGAGGAAAATCTCACGCTGCGCGATGTGGCATATCAGGTCACGCTGCCACGGGGTGAATTCTTCGGCACGCCGGAACAGGTCGCCGATACATTGATTCGTTGGGTGGAAGAGGGCGGTGCAAGTGGCTTTATCATCAGCGGACCGGTGCTGGTCGAGGCGCTCGACGACTTCACGCGCCTTGTCCTGCCGGTGCTGGCGGCGCGCGGCTACTGGCATCCTTCAGAAGCACACACCCTGCGCGAACGGCTGGATATTCCGTTCAAAGCGAACCGTTACAGCGTGCAGGAAAAGCAGCGGGAAACAGTGAACGAGAAATAG
- a CDS encoding acryloyl-CoA reductase → MKALVLEQLDKATLAEVKEIALPDMGKGDVLVDISWSGLNYKDALAITGKGKIIRQFPMVPGIDFVGHVSRSNDPRFSVGQSVILTGWGVGETHWGGLAEQACVKGDWLVPLPEGMAARNAMIIGTAGFTAMLCVMALEEAGVMPDSGTVVVTGASGGVGSTAIALLHTLGYNVAAVTGRESTHDYLRKLGASEILSRDDFAQTRPLEKQVWAGAVDTVGDKVLAKLLAQTNYGGCVAACGLAGGFNLPTTVMPFILRNVRLQGVDSVSVPAERRAAVWERLMNTLPESFYQQAAKEISLEQTPAVAADFLNNKIQGRTLVKITG, encoded by the coding sequence ATGAAAGCTCTGGTTCTGGAACAGCTCGACAAAGCTACGCTGGCTGAGGTGAAAGAGATTGCACTGCCTGATATGGGGAAAGGCGATGTCCTGGTGGATATCAGCTGGTCGGGTCTGAACTACAAAGACGCGCTGGCGATCACCGGCAAAGGCAAAATTATCCGTCAGTTCCCGATGGTGCCGGGTATTGATTTTGTCGGCCACGTCAGCCGCAGCAATGATCCGCGCTTCTCGGTCGGGCAGTCAGTAATCCTCACCGGCTGGGGCGTCGGCGAAACACACTGGGGCGGTCTGGCTGAACAGGCGTGTGTGAAAGGCGACTGGCTGGTGCCATTGCCGGAAGGCATGGCGGCGCGTAATGCGATGATCATCGGTACGGCCGGTTTCACCGCCATGCTGTGTGTGATGGCGCTGGAAGAGGCGGGTGTGATGCCGGACAGCGGCACCGTCGTTGTGACCGGTGCGAGCGGCGGCGTGGGCAGCACGGCTATCGCGCTGCTCCATACGCTCGGTTATAACGTGGCGGCGGTCACTGGACGTGAATCAACTCATGATTACCTGCGTAAACTCGGTGCCAGCGAAATTCTCTCGCGTGATGATTTTGCGCAAACGCGTCCGCTGGAAAAACAGGTCTGGGCAGGTGCGGTAGATACCGTCGGCGATAAAGTGCTGGCAAAGTTGCTGGCGCAAACCAATTACGGCGGCTGTGTCGCAGCCTGCGGTCTGGCGGGCGGCTTCAACTTACCGACCACCGTCATGCCATTTATCCTGCGCAACGTGCGTTTGCAGGGGGTAGATTCCGTTTCTGTGCCCGCTGAGCGCCGTGCGGCGGTGTGGGAGCGCCTGATGAACACCTTGCCGGAAAGCTTCTATCAGCAAGCCGCAAAGGAAATCAGTCTTGAGCAAACGCCTGCGGTAGCGGCAGATTTCCTCAACAATAAAATTCAGGGCAGAACGCTGGTGAAAATCACCGGTTAA
- a CDS encoding GNAT family N-acetyltransferase: MSDDVFIQTVPEDPLIAPIIEGLFGEYRERYGDFFSSQPPEDDSVFAAPDGTFIVLLRNGAPIAMGAYKRYDEDTAEFKRIWTDRRLRRQGLAQKVLHELERRAAAYGYRQVFLTTGFRQPEAVGLYLSHGYQPQFDTRLDPEVYSREPYDGRLPFRKALTADVPVT, encoded by the coding sequence ATGAGCGACGACGTTTTTATTCAGACCGTGCCAGAAGATCCGCTGATTGCGCCGATCATTGAAGGACTATTTGGTGAATATCGCGAGCGCTACGGTGATTTTTTTTCCAGCCAGCCACCGGAAGATGACAGCGTGTTTGCTGCACCCGATGGCACATTTATTGTTTTGCTAAGAAACGGAGCGCCCATAGCGATGGGCGCGTACAAACGTTACGACGAAGACACCGCCGAGTTCAAACGCATCTGGACGGATCGCAGGCTGCGCCGTCAGGGGCTGGCGCAGAAAGTCCTGCATGAACTGGAACGTCGTGCCGCCGCTTATGGTTACCGGCAGGTGTTTTTGACCACCGGATTCCGTCAGCCGGAAGCGGTCGGCCTGTATTTATCGCACGGTTATCAGCCGCAGTTCGACACCCGGCTCGATCCGGAAGTCTATTCCCGTGAACCCTACGACGGGCGCTTGCCCTTCAGAAAAGCGCTGACCGCTGACGTTCCCGTCACCTAG
- a CDS encoding amidohydrolase — protein MSISLADEIRTGANTASTALENQLIAHRRELHQHPELSNQEFVTTQKITDWLNAAGIRILDLGLKTGVVAEIGPAHGPVVALRGDIDALPIEETSGVPFSSQQPGVMHACGHDFHTSVILGAAYLLKAREDQLQGRVRLFFQPAEERFGGASQLIKAGALENVDAIFGLHNAPELPVGTFSTKGGAFYANVDRFQITITGKGAHAAHPEEGVDSIVTASHIVTALQTLVSRNVAAQESAVVSVTRIEGGNTWNVLPQSVELEGTVRTHNDDIREQIPGRIRQLISGVAGALGAKAELHWFGGPPAVVNTPRWAEFSLQAAAEFGYKAEVATAQMGGEDFAFYLHHVPGAFVSIGSASEFGLHHPQFNPDESAIFPAANYFQQLAEKALQELTRE, from the coding sequence ATGAGCATTTCACTTGCCGATGAAATCCGCACCGGGGCGAACACCGCTTCCACTGCGTTAGAAAATCAACTCATCGCCCATCGCCGCGAATTACATCAACATCCTGAATTATCCAATCAGGAGTTCGTGACCACGCAAAAAATTACCGACTGGCTGAATGCCGCCGGGATCCGCATTTTAGATCTTGGCTTAAAAACTGGCGTAGTGGCTGAAATTGGCCCGGCGCACGGCCCGGTGGTGGCGCTGCGCGGCGACATCGACGCCCTGCCAATTGAAGAAACCTCCGGCGTGCCCTTTAGCTCACAGCAACCGGGCGTAATGCATGCCTGCGGCCACGATTTCCATACCTCGGTAATTCTTGGCGCAGCGTATTTACTCAAAGCCCGCGAGGACCAGTTGCAAGGTCGCGTCCGTTTGTTTTTTCAGCCTGCCGAAGAGCGTTTTGGCGGGGCATCGCAGCTGATTAAGGCCGGTGCGCTGGAAAACGTCGATGCCATTTTTGGCCTGCACAACGCGCCAGAACTGCCGGTCGGTACCTTTTCCACTAAAGGCGGCGCGTTCTACGCCAATGTTGATCGCTTCCAGATAACCATTACCGGCAAAGGCGCGCATGCCGCACATCCGGAAGAAGGCGTCGACAGTATCGTCACCGCCAGCCACATCGTGACCGCGCTGCAAACACTGGTCAGCCGTAATGTCGCCGCGCAGGAATCCGCGGTGGTCAGCGTGACCCGCATTGAAGGCGGCAACACCTGGAACGTCTTACCACAAAGCGTTGAGCTTGAAGGCACGGTGCGCACGCACAATGATGATATTCGCGAGCAAATTCCGGGTCGGATCCGCCAGCTGATTTCAGGCGTCGCCGGTGCGCTGGGCGCGAAAGCCGAGCTGCACTGGTTTGGCGGGCCACCGGCGGTGGTGAATACGCCACGCTGGGCGGAATTCAGCCTTCAGGCGGCAGCAGAATTTGGCTATAAAGCGGAAGTGGCCACCGCGCAGATGGGCGGCGAAGACTTTGCGTTTTACCTGCATCATGTCCCCGGCGCGTTCGTCAGCATCGGCTCAGCCAGCGAATTTGGCCTGCATCATCCGCAATTTAATCCGGACGAATCGGCTATTTTCCCGGCAGCGAATTACTTCCAGCAATTAGCGGAAAAAGCGCTGCAAGAATTAACACGCGAGTGA
- a CDS encoding response regulator, translating into MDNFQKDIDERTNLTSSNRFELLLFRLGSAPDEDQSELFGINVFKLREIVPMPSLTKAAGMASPMLGMANIRGEIIPVIDLPAVVGCVPKTGLNILLVTEYARSTQAFAVESVDDIVRLEWSQVLAAESGVKSRNITSIARLDNDKSSNRLALVLDVEQILYDIVPSTGNVAIDKQKTRAFELKPGAVAIVAEDSKVARQMLEKGLAMMEIPAQMHVTGLEAWNKIRKMAEVCKAEGRPISDKISFVLTDLEMPEMDGFTLTLNIKRDEFLKNIPVIIHSSLSGSANEDHVRKVGADGYVAKFEINELEAAIHKALDAKRLVSA; encoded by the coding sequence ATGGACAATTTTCAGAAAGACATCGATGAGAGAACCAATCTAACGTCATCAAACCGGTTTGAGTTATTGCTGTTCCGTCTGGGGTCTGCGCCTGACGAAGACCAGTCTGAGCTGTTTGGCATCAACGTTTTTAAACTGCGTGAAATCGTGCCGATGCCTTCACTGACCAAAGCGGCAGGCATGGCATCCCCAATGTTGGGTATGGCGAATATTCGCGGCGAAATTATTCCAGTGATTGATCTTCCGGCGGTCGTTGGCTGCGTGCCGAAAACCGGCCTGAACATTCTGCTGGTCACCGAATACGCGCGTAGCACACAGGCGTTTGCAGTGGAATCGGTTGACGATATTGTGCGTCTTGAGTGGAGTCAGGTGCTGGCGGCTGAATCCGGCGTCAAGAGCCGCAATATCACCAGTATTGCGCGTCTGGACAACGATAAGTCCAGCAACCGCCTGGCACTGGTGCTGGACGTCGAGCAGATCCTTTACGATATCGTGCCTTCTACCGGCAACGTGGCGATCGATAAGCAAAAGACCCGAGCGTTCGAGCTGAAGCCGGGCGCCGTAGCGATTGTGGCGGAAGATTCGAAAGTGGCGCGTCAGATGCTGGAAAAAGGACTGGCGATGATGGAAATTCCGGCGCAGATGCACGTCACCGGTCTGGAAGCCTGGAATAAAATCCGCAAAATGGCAGAAGTGTGCAAAGCCGAAGGGCGTCCAATTTCCGATAAAATTTCCTTCGTGCTCACCGATCTGGAAATGCCGGAAATGGATGGCTTCACTCTGACGCTCAATATTAAACGCGATGAGTTCCTGAAGAATATTCCGGTGATCATTCACTCCTCCCTTTCCGGCAGCGCCAACGAAGATCACGTGCGTAAAGTCGGTGCCGATGGTTACGTCGCCAAGTTCGAAATCAATGAGCTGGAGGCGGCTATTCATAAAGCGTTGGATGCGAAAAGGCTTGTTAGCGCATAA